The following coding sequences lie in one Rutidosis leptorrhynchoides isolate AG116_Rl617_1_P2 chromosome 4, CSIRO_AGI_Rlap_v1, whole genome shotgun sequence genomic window:
- the LOC139841413 gene encoding uncharacterized protein: protein MGERLKPQDKLKSWEVHNGMVLVCPLCKVCADTHDHLFFDCSYSRQVWLKAQALTHLPCLHNWRSLVSCISPSASRNSVRGVVAKLVFAVSVYFIWQERNNRIFKKSHRTEVKLFEDVIATVRLKLLSIKFKVSADVDHMKKLCLCSVCYLIF from the coding sequence ATGGGTGAGCGTTTAAAACCTCAAGATAAGCTTAAATCTTGGGAAGTTCATAATGGGATGGTGCTTGTATGCCCTCTTTGTAAGGTTTGTGCGGATACTCACGATCATTTGTTTTTTGATTGTTCCTACTCTCGGCAAGTGTGGTTGAAAGCTCAGGCTTTGACGCATCTTCCTTGTTTGCATAATTGGAGGTCTCTTGTTTCGTGTATCTCACCTTCTGCCTCTCGTAATTCAGTAAGAGGTGTTGTTGCTAAATTGGTTTTTGCGGTTTCGGTGTACTTCATATGGCAAGAAAGAAATAACAGGATTTTTAAGAAGTCTCACAGGACCGAGGTTAAGCTGTTTGAAGATGTGATTGCAACCGTTCGTCTGAAGTTGCTGTCCATTAAATTTAAAGTTTCAGCTGATGTTGATCATATGAAGAAGCTGTGCCTATGTAGTGTTTGCTATTTAATATTTTGA